Proteins from one Plodia interpunctella isolate USDA-ARS_2022_Savannah chromosome 7, ilPloInte3.2, whole genome shotgun sequence genomic window:
- the Cad96Ca gene encoding tyrosine kinase receptor Cad96Ca isoform X1 produces the protein MMIFSKVIWIFLSGCLILVFAQPPLPPGFNLPPIMQVERNWYARSTDPIGTVVTKVHREKTDDKNTTFGLETTGPPAPFEIDPHTGVVKTNDTLIDKENQSFSLWVTADGSIPQKTEVLATITDDSGQRPKLPIPPFQLPKLPPYGGSIAYPPYPLPTKTPRPQSTTKATEKYLDEVIVPETTPVITTLNPPKRPDDLFINIIDHGEKTTNISEPTEEQTGNDVPITVIPLVAIAGLVVIVAAVIFFVWKRNNTAKSSSKKDDMSKDASGIVLQDSSVNLWNRPRTYSNRYESWDNGHLQLSEETTITKEDPTDEWEFPRHRLRIFNIVGEGAFGQVWRAQAIDIDGKKGEQTVAVKTLKENASEKEKSDLLQELLVMKNLGPHPNVVRLIACCTEKEPTFVIMEFVSLGKLQQFLRDSRAERHYGNTHGGSQFLTSRDLTHFAFQVARGMDFLSSKGIIHRDLAARNVLITEERTCKVADFGFARDVGGTHVYERKSDGRLPIRWMAPESLYDDIFSVKSDIWSFGVLLWEIVTLGSTPYPGLSAGDVMRKVRDGYRLEKPEHCRRELYNIMYYCWEAEPPGRPDFKEVVAMLEKLLCTETDYIELERFPDHSYYNLQELDGEKV, from the exons TATTCGCCCAGCCACCTTTACCTCCGGGCTTCAACCTGCCTCCAATCATGCAGGTGGAACGCAACTGGTACGCCAGGTCCACGGACCCCATAGGGACGGTTGTCACCAAGGTGCATCGGGAGAAGACCGATGACAAGAACACCACCTTCGGCTTAGAAACCACTGGTCCACCTGCTCCTTTTGAAATCGACCCACACACTGGAGTTGTGAAAACTAATGATACATTGATAGATAAG GAAAACCAATCATTCTCCTTGTGGGTCACAGCGGACGGTTCTATCCCTCAGAAAACTGAAGTTCTAGCAACTATCACTGATGATTCAGGCCAAAGGCCCAAACTTCCGATACCACCATTCCAATTACCGAAGCTACCACCTTATGGCGGGTCAATAGCATATCCACCTTATCCACTGCCCACTAAAACCCCAAGACCACAGAGCACAACCAAAGCAACAGAAAAATACTTAGATGAAGTCATAGTACCTGAAACTACTCCTGTTATAACTACATTAAACCCACCAAAGAGGCCAGATGAccttttcataaatataattgatcATGGAGAGAAAACCACAAATATTTCAGAACCTACTGAGGAGCAAACAGGAAATGATGTACCAATAACAGTTATACCTCTAGTGGCTATTGCTGGCTTAGTGGTAATTGTCGCGgcggtaatattttttgtgtggaaGAGAAATAATACGGCAAAATCAAGCAGCAAGAAAGATGATATG AGCAAGGATGCAAGTGGTATTGTCCTCCAAGATTCTTCGGTTAATTTGTGGAACCGTCCTCGCACGTACTCCAATCGATACGAATCCTGGGACAACGGCCATTTGCAG CTGTCAGAAGAAACAACAATAACGAAGGAAGATCCAACAGATGAGTGGGAATTCCCGCGACATAGATTGAGGATCTTCAACATCGTCGGAGAAGGTGCTTTCGGTCAAGTGTGGCGCGCGCAGGCTATTGACATAGATG GAAAAAAAGGCGAGCAAACAGTAGCAGTGAAGACATTGAAAGAAAACGCGTCTGAGAAGGAAAAGTCGGACCTTCTTCAAGAATTACTGGTGATGAAGAATCTGGGACCACACCCTAACGTAGTCCGCCTCATTGCTTGCTGCACTGAaaag GAGCCTACCTTCGTGATCATGGAGTTTGTCAGCCTGGGCAAACTGCAGCAGTTCCTACGGGACTCCAGGGCGGAGCGGCACTACGGGAACACCCACGGAGGGAGCCAGTTCTTGACGTCTCGGGATTTGACCCACTTCGCGTTCCAGGTCGCAAGGGGCATGGACTTCCTTAGTTCTAAAGGG ATCATCCATCGCGATCTAGCGGCCAGAAACGTGTTGATAACAGAGGAGAGGACGTGCAAAGTTGCAGATTTTGGTTTTGCAAGAGATGTCGGCGGTACCCACGTCTACGAGAGAAAGAGTGACGGTCGACTACCTATAAG ATGGATGGCGCCAGAGTCGCTTTACGACGATATATTCAGCGTCAAATCAGACATCTGGAGTTTTGGCGTGCTGTTATGGGAGATTGTGACCTTAGGGTCCACCCCCTACCCTGGTCTGTCGGCTGGTGACGTCATGAGGAAG GTGCGCGACGGTTACCGCTTAGAAAAACCCGAGCACTGTCGTCGCGAGTTATACAACATCATGTACTACTGCTGGGAAGCGGAGCCTCCAGGAAGACCTGACTTCAAAGAGGTGGTGGCCATGTTGGAGAAACTGTTGTGCACCGAGACAGACTATATAGAACTCGAGAGGTTTCCTGATCACTCTTATTATAACTTACAAGAACTTGATGGCGAGAAGGTTTGA
- the Cad96Ca gene encoding tyrosine kinase receptor Cad96Ca isoform X2 translates to MMIFSKVIWIFLSGCLILVFAQPPLPPGFNLPPIMQVERNWYARSTDPIGTVVTKVHREKTDDKNTTFGLETTGPPAPFEIDPHTGVVKTNDTLIDKENQSFSLWVTADGSIPQKTEVLATITDDSGQRPKLPIPPFQLPKLPPYGGSIAYPPYPLPTKTPRPQSTTKATEKYLDEVIVPETTPVITTLNPPKRPDDLFINIIDHGEKTTNISEPTEEQTGNDVPITVIPLVAIAGLVVIVAAVIFFVWKRNNTAKSSSKKDDMLSEETTITKEDPTDEWEFPRHRLRIFNIVGEGAFGQVWRAQAIDIDGKKGEQTVAVKTLKENASEKEKSDLLQELLVMKNLGPHPNVVRLIACCTEKEPTFVIMEFVSLGKLQQFLRDSRAERHYGNTHGGSQFLTSRDLTHFAFQVARGMDFLSSKGIIHRDLAARNVLITEERTCKVADFGFARDVGGTHVYERKSDGRLPIRWMAPESLYDDIFSVKSDIWSFGVLLWEIVTLGSTPYPGLSAGDVMRKVRDGYRLEKPEHCRRELYNIMYYCWEAEPPGRPDFKEVVAMLEKLLCTETDYIELERFPDHSYYNLQELDGEKV, encoded by the exons TATTCGCCCAGCCACCTTTACCTCCGGGCTTCAACCTGCCTCCAATCATGCAGGTGGAACGCAACTGGTACGCCAGGTCCACGGACCCCATAGGGACGGTTGTCACCAAGGTGCATCGGGAGAAGACCGATGACAAGAACACCACCTTCGGCTTAGAAACCACTGGTCCACCTGCTCCTTTTGAAATCGACCCACACACTGGAGTTGTGAAAACTAATGATACATTGATAGATAAG GAAAACCAATCATTCTCCTTGTGGGTCACAGCGGACGGTTCTATCCCTCAGAAAACTGAAGTTCTAGCAACTATCACTGATGATTCAGGCCAAAGGCCCAAACTTCCGATACCACCATTCCAATTACCGAAGCTACCACCTTATGGCGGGTCAATAGCATATCCACCTTATCCACTGCCCACTAAAACCCCAAGACCACAGAGCACAACCAAAGCAACAGAAAAATACTTAGATGAAGTCATAGTACCTGAAACTACTCCTGTTATAACTACATTAAACCCACCAAAGAGGCCAGATGAccttttcataaatataattgatcATGGAGAGAAAACCACAAATATTTCAGAACCTACTGAGGAGCAAACAGGAAATGATGTACCAATAACAGTTATACCTCTAGTGGCTATTGCTGGCTTAGTGGTAATTGTCGCGgcggtaatattttttgtgtggaaGAGAAATAATACGGCAAAATCAAGCAGCAAGAAAGATGATATG CTGTCAGAAGAAACAACAATAACGAAGGAAGATCCAACAGATGAGTGGGAATTCCCGCGACATAGATTGAGGATCTTCAACATCGTCGGAGAAGGTGCTTTCGGTCAAGTGTGGCGCGCGCAGGCTATTGACATAGATG GAAAAAAAGGCGAGCAAACAGTAGCAGTGAAGACATTGAAAGAAAACGCGTCTGAGAAGGAAAAGTCGGACCTTCTTCAAGAATTACTGGTGATGAAGAATCTGGGACCACACCCTAACGTAGTCCGCCTCATTGCTTGCTGCACTGAaaag GAGCCTACCTTCGTGATCATGGAGTTTGTCAGCCTGGGCAAACTGCAGCAGTTCCTACGGGACTCCAGGGCGGAGCGGCACTACGGGAACACCCACGGAGGGAGCCAGTTCTTGACGTCTCGGGATTTGACCCACTTCGCGTTCCAGGTCGCAAGGGGCATGGACTTCCTTAGTTCTAAAGGG ATCATCCATCGCGATCTAGCGGCCAGAAACGTGTTGATAACAGAGGAGAGGACGTGCAAAGTTGCAGATTTTGGTTTTGCAAGAGATGTCGGCGGTACCCACGTCTACGAGAGAAAGAGTGACGGTCGACTACCTATAAG ATGGATGGCGCCAGAGTCGCTTTACGACGATATATTCAGCGTCAAATCAGACATCTGGAGTTTTGGCGTGCTGTTATGGGAGATTGTGACCTTAGGGTCCACCCCCTACCCTGGTCTGTCGGCTGGTGACGTCATGAGGAAG GTGCGCGACGGTTACCGCTTAGAAAAACCCGAGCACTGTCGTCGCGAGTTATACAACATCATGTACTACTGCTGGGAAGCGGAGCCTCCAGGAAGACCTGACTTCAAAGAGGTGGTGGCCATGTTGGAGAAACTGTTGTGCACCGAGACAGACTATATAGAACTCGAGAGGTTTCCTGATCACTCTTATTATAACTTACAAGAACTTGATGGCGAGAAGGTTTGA
- the LOC128671247 gene encoding carbonic anhydrase 7-like, whose amino-acid sequence MFNAWGIAQIFFCCCVFIGCPVTSNYVDTQDQTSPRANTLSDDADDIQRQLENEAKDRLKYGRPKTIWVFHLPTRYPFFTPTEPGFGDQDFHLNKFEKRFLKKHKTTPKDEPKNVTEFLMEDWIYQEQANWSAKYPNCGGRSQSPVNLPAKGLIKAKARKLAFINYDAVPISLTLQNDGKRAILFGEWNRHFRPMVYGGAAYSRRYFFHSLVIHWPSEHSISSMQFPVETQLLHISAEYENFNDAVKKSSSDPLAFLGVVNIYKFSNQTHPGVEELIKSSVNTGFTNVTLAPKPLSFYSPPFEHYACYQGSLTTPPCTESVLWIVRAEALPVNRDEFNVPYGLCNTYGEPDVKPFRLVNPLNDRLVYHFQ is encoded by the exons ATGTTTAATGCATGGGGCAttgcacaaatatttttttgttgttgcgTTTTTATCGGCTGCCCTGTTACTTCAAACTAtg TTGACACGCAGGACCAAACGAGCCCCCGAGCCAACACTCTTTCGGACGACGCTGATGACATCCAGAGACAATTGGAGAACGAAGCCAAGGATCGGCTTAAATATGGAAGG CCTAAAACAATCTGGGTGTTTCACTTGCCTACGAGATATCCATTTTTCACTCCAACGGAACCAGGTTTTGGTGACCAAGATTTT catttgaacaaatttgaaaaaagatttCTGAAGAAACACAAGACAACTCCTAAAGATGAGCCTAAGAATGTGACAG AGTTTTTAATGGAAGACTGGATCTATCAAG agCAAGCCAATTGGTCAGCCAAGTACCCGAACTGCGGCGGGCGGTCCCAATCGCCTGTAAACTTGCCCGCCAAAGGACTGATCAAGGCGAAAGCTAGAAAACTGGCATTTATCAATTACGACGCTGTCCCAATTTCATTGACCTTGCAGAATGACGGGAAGAGAG cGATTCTTTTTGGCGAGTGGAACAGACACTTTCGGCCGATGGTATACGGAGGAGCGGCGTACAGTCGTCGTTACTTTTTCCATTCTCTGGTCATCCACTGGCCTTCAGAACATTCTATAAGCTCTATGCAGTTCCCGGTTGAAACTCAG CTTCTTCATATATCGGCCGAGTACGAGAATTTCAATGATGCAGTGAAGAAATCCTCAAGTGATCCCTTGGCATTTCTTGGTGTTgtcaatatttacaaa TTCTCAAATCAAACACATCCGGGAGTTGAAGAGCTGATCAAATCGTCAGTCAACACAGGCTTTACCAATGTAACCCTTGCTCCTAAACCGTTAAGCTTCTACAGCCCACCATTCGAGCATTATGCCTGCTACCAGGGGTCGCTGACCACCCCACCCTGTACAGAGTCTGTATTGTGGATTGTAAGAGCAGAAGCGTTACCAGTAAATAGG gATGAATTCAACGTTCCGTATGGTTTATGTAACACGTATGGCGAACCCGATGTGAAGCCGTTCCGTTTGGTTAACCCACTTAATGATAGACTTGTGTATCATTTTCAATAa